One Sandaracinaceae bacterium genomic region harbors:
- a CDS encoding DUF6134 family protein yields the protein MTEKTLPFLMVALALGLTVGLARADAEGRVIDYRITRNGDDIGTHRVRFERGDSQMTLEHEISIRVRILALEAYRYDLRAREVWREGRLVGFSSTTDRNGDALQVFARRGGSGIRVRAAGGERVTVPGSAIPADPHWNVLSAGDALMIEAEDGALRRVRVSGPRTETLTLAGRRLSTHRYDVTGEHDASLWYDEDGYLVKKRLRASDGSTVITQMR from the coding sequence ATGACCGAGAAGACTCTCCCGTTTCTGATGGTCGCGCTGGCGCTCGGGCTGACCGTAGGGCTGGCGCGGGCCGACGCGGAGGGCCGCGTCATCGACTACCGGATCACGCGCAACGGCGACGACATCGGGACGCACCGCGTGCGCTTCGAGCGCGGCGACTCCCAGATGACGCTCGAGCACGAGATCTCGATCCGGGTGCGGATCCTCGCGCTCGAGGCCTACCGCTACGATCTGCGCGCCCGCGAGGTGTGGCGCGAGGGCCGCCTCGTCGGGTTCTCGTCGACCACCGATCGCAACGGCGACGCGCTCCAGGTCTTCGCGCGCCGCGGCGGCTCTGGCATTCGCGTCCGCGCGGCCGGCGGCGAGCGCGTCACCGTGCCGGGGTCCGCGATCCCGGCCGATCCGCACTGGAACGTCTTGTCCGCGGGCGACGCCCTGATGATCGAAGCCGAGGACGGCGCGCTCCGTCGCGTGCGCGTGTCGGGGCCGCGAACCGAGACGCTCACCCTCGCCGGTCGGCGACTCTCCACCCACCGCTACGACGTCACCGGCGAGCACGACGCCTCGCTCTGGTACGACGAAGACGGCTACCTGGTGAAGAAGCGCCTGCGCGCCAGCGACGGCTCGACCGTGATCACCCAGATGCGCTGA